Below is a genomic region from bacterium.
CCGGCACCTAGGCCACCCAGCCCCCAAACGCGCCGCGTCGACGCGGTCGCGAGGGTACCACGTGTTCCCACGGGACGCTGCGGGCGTGCGCGCGACGCTGTCTCGAGTATACGTGATGTCGCGCGACGCCGGAAAGGGGCGGAGTGGGTCGGCGTTTCCATCGGGTCGCGCCGCGCCGTGTGCGCGTGAGGAGGAGATTGGATCGCGGGCGCCGCACTCTCCCTGGTGCCGTTGTGTGCCTGGTTGGACATAGCGTGGGAGTGGCGGCCTCGATGACCCGGAGCATGACCGGCTTCGGCACCGGGGAGGCGACCACCACTGCCGGTCGCTACGCGGTCGAGGTCCGTTCGGTCAATCACCGGTTCTGCGAGATCCTCGTGAGGTTGCCCCGGGACCTCGCGCCTTTGGAAGATCGCGTCAAGGCGCTCGTGCAGGGACGCGTGTTGCGAGGGCGGGTGGATATTGCTATAATTCGAGAGGACCAAGGAAAGCGCACGCGAACGGTTAAGGCGGACCTGGACCTGGCTACAGCGTACGCCAGCGCCCTACACGACCTGAAACAGGCTCTCTCGATCTCCGGACCGCTCGAACTCTCCACGCTCGTCTCTCTCCCGGACCTCATCCGGATCGAGGAGCAGAAAGAGGACCTCGAGGCGCTGTGGCCGGCCTTCGCGGTCGGGGTCGGCACCGCGGTGGACCGGCTCGTGGCAATGCGTGAGACGGAAGGAGACAGGCTCGCCGCCGACCTGCGCGGCCGGATTGAACGGCTGGGGGAGCACATCGCGGCGATCGAAGAGAGGGCGCCGGCCGTCGTGCAAGAGTATCACACCCGGCTGACCCGGCGGTTGCAGGATCTCACGAGCGGGATCTCGGTGGACCCGGGCCGGCTCGCGACCGAGATCGCGATGTTTGCCGACCGCACGGACATCACGGAGGAGATTACGCGCTTCCGAAGCCACCTGACACAGTTTCAGGGAACGCTCGGCGCCGACGGCGCGGTGGGGCGGACGCTCGAGTTCATCGTCCAGGAGCTCGGCCGCGAGGCCAATACCATCGGGAGCAAGGCCAACGACCTCGCCATCACGCGCCTGGTGATCGCAGTGAAAGGCGAGCTGGAAAACCTCCGGGAGCAGATTCAGAACGTGGAGTAGCCCCGGCGTCGCGGACCGGCGCGGTGCGGGGGGTGGGAAGCGGCTCGGTCAGGGGGATGAGGCGATGGACACACGGCTGATCAACATCGGCTTCGGCAACATCGTCGCGGCCAACCGCATCATCGCGATCGTCAGCCCGGACTCGGCCCCCATCAAGCGAATCATCCAAGAAGCGCGGGACAAGGGTATCTTGATCGACGCCACCTACGGCCGGCGGACACGTGCGGTCGTCATCACCGACAGCGGACATGTGGTGCTCTCGGCGGTGCAACCCGAGACGGTCGCGCACCGGTTCACGAGCAAGGAGACGGTGGAACAAGAGGACGAGGAGGCCGCCGACACCTCGGCGGCCGACGCGGAATGATCGTCACGGTCAGCGGGGAGATCGGCGCGGGCAAGAGCACGGTGGCGCGCGCGCTGGCGCGGGCGCTTGGGCTGCGGTATCTCTCCACCGGAGAGGTGTTTCGCGAGGAAGCCCGCAAGCGGGGATTGACCCTCGCGGAATTGGGCCGGTTGGCCGAGCAGGACCCGTCGATTGAC
It encodes:
- a CDS encoding YicC/YloC family endoribonuclease, producing MTRSMTGFGTGEATTTAGRYAVEVRSVNHRFCEILVRLPRDLAPLEDRVKALVQGRVLRGRVDIAIIREDQGKRTRTVKADLDLATAYASALHDLKQALSISGPLELSTLVSLPDLIRIEEQKEDLEALWPAFAVGVGTAVDRLVAMRETEGDRLAADLRGRIERLGEHIAAIEERAPAVVQEYHTRLTRRLQDLTSGISVDPGRLATEIAMFADRTDITEEITRFRSHLTQFQGTLGADGAVGRTLEFIVQELGREANTIGSKANDLAITRLVIAVKGELENLREQIQNVE
- a CDS encoding DUF370 domain-containing protein — translated: MDTRLINIGFGNIVAANRIIAIVSPDSAPIKRIIQEARDKGILIDATYGRRTRAVVITDSGHVVLSAVQPETVAHRFTSKETVEQEDEEAADTSAADAE